A window of Mucilaginibacter paludis DSM 18603 contains these coding sequences:
- a CDS encoding ribonucleoside-diphosphate reductase subunit alpha: protein MFVIKRDGKKETVKFDKITARIEKLCYGLNPSLVDPIDVSKKVVEGLYDGVTTSELDNLAAETAASLTTKHPDYALLASRIAVSNLHKNTIKSFSETMRNLYLYTDKKTGKNASLIADDVWQAIEANAELLDSTIIYDRDFGFDYFGFKTLEKSYLLKIDGKIAERPQHLFMRVSVGIHKEDIDSVIKTYNLMSERWFTHATPTLFNAGTPKPQMSSCFLLTMQDDSIDGIYDTLKQTAKISQSAGGIGLSIHNVRATGSYISGTNGTSNGIIPMLKVFNDTARYVDQGGGKRKGAFAIYLEPWHADIFEFLDLRKNHGKEEMRARDLFYALWICDLFMQRVEEDGQWSLFCPHEAPGLHECWGKEFEALYTKYEAEGRARKTIRAQELWFAILDAQVETGTPYLLYKDAANSKSNQQNLGTIKSSNLCTEIIEYTSADEVAVCNLASLALPRYITAGVFDHQKLYEVTYQVTLNLNKIIDHNYYPVVEASNSNFRHRPIGLGVQGLADTFIRLRLPFESDEAKKLNKEIFETIYFAAMTASKDLAIQDGPYETFKGSPLSQGKFQFDLWNVTPDSGRWNWEDLRSDVMNHGVRNSLLVAPMPTASTSQILGNNECFEPYTSNIYTRRVLSGEFVVVNKYLLHDLVELGLWNNDMKNQIISANGSVQDIPEIPAEIKELYKTVWEIKMRTIIDMAADRGAYVCQSQSLNLFISSPNASKLTSMHFYAWKKGLKTGMYYLRTQAASQAVKFTIESQGGKSMEPVIPENGVAVVDEIPDGPVCSMEEGCVTCSA from the coding sequence ATGTTTGTAATTAAACGCGACGGAAAAAAAGAAACAGTAAAATTTGATAAAATTACGGCCAGGATTGAGAAGCTGTGCTACGGCTTAAATCCATCCTTGGTTGACCCTATAGATGTGTCCAAAAAGGTAGTTGAAGGCCTGTATGATGGAGTAACCACATCAGAGCTGGATAACCTTGCTGCCGAAACCGCGGCTTCGTTAACTACCAAGCACCCCGACTACGCTTTACTGGCATCGCGCATAGCGGTATCAAACCTGCATAAAAATACCATTAAGTCGTTCTCCGAAACGATGCGCAACCTTTACCTTTATACTGATAAAAAAACCGGTAAAAACGCGTCGCTTATAGCCGATGATGTTTGGCAGGCCATTGAAGCCAATGCCGAACTGTTAGACAGCACCATTATTTATGACCGCGATTTTGGCTTTGACTACTTCGGTTTTAAAACCCTCGAAAAATCATACCTGCTTAAAATAGACGGCAAAATTGCCGAGCGTCCGCAGCATTTATTTATGCGTGTTTCGGTAGGCATCCATAAAGAGGATATCGACAGCGTTATCAAAACCTATAACCTGATGAGCGAGCGCTGGTTTACCCATGCTACGCCAACGCTGTTTAACGCGGGTACGCCTAAACCGCAAATGTCGTCGTGCTTTTTACTCACCATGCAGGACGATAGCATCGATGGTATTTACGATACGCTGAAACAAACCGCTAAAATATCACAAAGCGCCGGCGGCATAGGCCTGAGCATACACAATGTACGCGCAACAGGCTCATACATCAGCGGCACAAACGGAACCAGCAACGGCATTATCCCTATGCTGAAGGTGTTTAACGATACCGCCCGTTACGTTGACCAGGGCGGCGGCAAGCGCAAAGGTGCCTTCGCTATTTACCTGGAGCCATGGCATGCCGATATTTTTGAATTTTTAGACCTGCGTAAAAATCACGGCAAGGAAGAAATGCGCGCCCGCGATTTATTTTACGCGTTATGGATCTGCGATTTATTTATGCAACGTGTGGAAGAAGACGGGCAGTGGAGCCTGTTTTGCCCGCACGAAGCACCGGGATTACATGAGTGCTGGGGTAAGGAGTTTGAAGCTTTGTATACTAAATACGAAGCCGAAGGCCGCGCCCGTAAAACCATCAGGGCTCAGGAGCTTTGGTTTGCCATTTTAGATGCGCAGGTTGAAACCGGCACACCTTATTTGTTATACAAGGATGCCGCCAACAGCAAATCAAACCAGCAAAACCTGGGCACTATTAAAAGTTCTAACCTATGTACCGAGATTATCGAGTATACATCTGCCGATGAGGTAGCTGTGTGTAACCTGGCTTCGTTAGCGTTACCAAGGTATATTACAGCCGGTGTATTTGACCATCAGAAACTTTACGAAGTTACTTACCAGGTAACGCTGAACCTCAACAAGATCATCGATCATAATTACTATCCGGTGGTTGAGGCCAGCAACTCCAACTTCCGCCACCGCCCTATCGGCTTAGGCGTGCAAGGTTTGGCCGATACCTTTATCCGCCTGCGCCTGCCCTTTGAAAGCGATGAGGCCAAAAAGCTGAACAAAGAAATATTTGAAACCATTTACTTTGCCGCCATGACGGCTTCGAAGGATCTGGCTATTCAAGACGGCCCTTACGAAACCTTTAAAGGCTCGCCTTTATCGCAAGGAAAATTCCAGTTCGACCTGTGGAATGTTACACCTGATAGTGGCCGCTGGAACTGGGAAGACCTGCGTAGCGACGTGATGAACCACGGTGTGCGTAACTCTTTACTGGTTGCCCCTATGCCTACGGCTTCTACGTCCCAAATATTGGGTAACAACGAGTGCTTTGAGCCTTATACCTCCAACATTTATACCCGCCGGGTATTAAGCGGCGAATTTGTGGTGGTAAACAAATACCTGCTGCACGATTTGGTTGAACTTGGCTTATGGAACAACGACATGAAGAACCAGATCATCAGCGCCAATGGTTCAGTACAGGATATTCCTGAAATCCCTGCCGAAATCAAGGAACTATACAAAACCGTATGGGAAATTAAGATGCGTACCATTATAGATATGGCTGCCGACCGTGGCGCTTATGTATGCCAGTCGCAATCGCTTAACTTGTTCATCAGCTCGCCAAACGCGTCGAAACTAACCTCTATGCATTTTTATGCCTGGAAAAAGGGATTGAAAACAGGTATGTACTACCTGCGCACCCAAGCGGCATCGCAAGCGGTTAAGTTTACCATTGAGAGCCAGGGAGGCAAATCAATGGAACCTGTAATACCGGAAAACGGTGTAGCCGTAGTTGACGAAATACCCGACGGGCCGGTTTGCTCGATGGAAGAAGGCTGTGTAACCTGCTCCGCATAA
- a CDS encoding porin family protein, with protein MKKILFTAICLLLVAGSVSAQQHRRYYPRNRPQPNHRRPVQNDFNTIKFGIVGGVNVSNIINTNDANFSTGTRAGLNAGVSLEVPISYPFAFQPELLYSGKGYSAITPVGQFSQRTNWIDLPLLLKVKVVPGFNFVVGPQVSFLLSTQNTFNNGYSTTTQDVYNKATDGYNKTLIGGVLGVGFEVSPNVELRARYYIDLQSTTINGVSDIPQYNNQVWQFGVAVKFF; from the coding sequence ATGAAAAAGATTCTTTTTACAGCGATATGCTTGTTATTGGTAGCTGGGTCGGTTAGTGCCCAGCAACATCGCCGATACTATCCTCGCAACCGCCCTCAGCCTAATCACCGCCGGCCGGTTCAAAACGATTTTAACACCATTAAATTTGGTATAGTTGGCGGCGTTAACGTATCCAATATTATCAACACCAACGATGCCAATTTTTCAACAGGTACCAGGGCCGGGCTAAACGCCGGTGTTAGCTTAGAGGTGCCCATCAGCTACCCGTTTGCATTTCAGCCGGAGCTGCTTTATTCGGGCAAAGGCTACAGTGCCATCACGCCGGTGGGCCAGTTTAGCCAGCGCACCAACTGGATCGATCTGCCTTTGTTGTTAAAGGTTAAGGTAGTGCCAGGTTTTAATTTTGTAGTGGGCCCGCAGGTATCGTTCCTGCTGTCAACCCAAAACACCTTTAACAACGGCTACAGCACCACCACCCAGGATGTGTACAACAAAGCCACCGATGGCTACAACAAAACCCTGATAGGCGGTGTATTAGGCGTAGGTTTCGAGGTAAGCCCCAATGTGGAATTACGGGCCCGGTACTATATCGACCTGCAAAGCACAACCATCAATGGCGTGTCTGACATTCCGCAGTATAACAACCAGGTTTGGCAGTTTGGTGTAGCGGTTAAGTTTTTTTAA
- a CDS encoding NUDIX hydrolase: MTTNGEIKRWIVLEEEDVSPSPWFPILRHKVQLQNGHIIDDYFFSPLGDVVMIIALNSKHEVALVKQYKHGLSDILLEIPGGMQQKGKSVIDSALNELEEETGIKVTADDLIPLGKLANNTTKTKQVTYGYIVFNAEVNTVQKFDVTECIEVVKVPATKVLQMVKDGEIWTVDSSAFILKAALMYPEVFGV, from the coding sequence ATGACTACTAACGGAGAAATAAAAAGATGGATTGTTTTGGAAGAAGAGGATGTATCGCCAAGCCCCTGGTTCCCGATACTACGCCACAAGGTGCAATTGCAAAACGGGCATATTATTGACGACTACTTTTTTTCTCCGCTGGGCGATGTAGTGATGATCATCGCCCTGAACAGCAAACACGAAGTAGCCCTGGTTAAACAATACAAACACGGCCTGAGCGATATTTTACTGGAAATACCCGGCGGCATGCAGCAAAAAGGCAAAAGCGTGATCGACTCGGCCCTGAACGAACTGGAAGAGGAAACGGGTATTAAAGTTACTGCCGATGACCTGATCCCCTTAGGGAAACTGGCCAACAACACTACCAAAACCAAGCAGGTTACCTACGGATATATTGTATTTAACGCCGAGGTTAACACCGTGCAAAAGTTTGACGTTACCGAATGTATTGAAGTAGTTAAAGTGCCGGCCACCAAAGTATTGCAAATGGTAAAGGACGGGGAGATCTGGACGGTGGATAGTTCGGCGTTTATTTTAAAGGCCGCTTTGATGTATCCGGAGGTGTTTGGGGTGTAA
- a CDS encoding SMP-30/gluconolactonase/LRE family protein has protein sequence MNKYLRLIGLLFFCLTANTASAYHNGCDTALHADSILASGAAPRLISSQFSFTEGPAVDRQGNIFFTDQPNNKIWEYDINGKLSIFLDPAGRSNGTYFDREGNLIACADEHNQLWSISPKGKIKVLIDLYKGKHLNGPNDLWIDRRGGIYLTDPYYQRPYWQRQAPELAGEKVYYLPKGKKELLVVAADLVKPNGIVGTPDGQYLYVADIGANKTYKYHIERNGELSDKQLFTNQGSDGMTLDNHGNVYLCGNGVTVYNPAGQKILHIPIPAKWTANICFGGRDRSVLFITASESVYVLPTLVKGVE, from the coding sequence ATGAATAAATACCTCCGCCTGATTGGCCTCTTATTTTTTTGCCTTACGGCCAATACGGCATCCGCTTATCACAACGGGTGTGATACCGCGCTCCATGCCGATAGCATCCTGGCCAGCGGTGCAGCCCCCCGGTTGATATCCAGCCAATTTAGCTTTACCGAAGGCCCGGCGGTTGACCGGCAAGGAAATATTTTTTTTACGGACCAGCCTAACAACAAGATCTGGGAGTATGATATCAACGGCAAACTCTCTATTTTTTTAGACCCGGCAGGCCGCTCCAACGGAACTTATTTTGACCGGGAAGGCAACCTGATAGCCTGCGCCGATGAGCATAACCAGCTGTGGAGCATTAGCCCTAAAGGCAAAATCAAGGTACTGATCGACCTGTACAAAGGCAAGCACCTGAACGGCCCCAACGACTTGTGGATTGACCGCCGCGGCGGCATTTACCTAACCGACCCATATTATCAGCGCCCCTACTGGCAAAGGCAAGCGCCTGAGCTGGCTGGCGAAAAGGTATATTACCTGCCCAAAGGGAAAAAAGAGCTGCTTGTTGTTGCCGCCGACCTGGTTAAACCCAACGGCATTGTAGGTACACCCGACGGACAATATTTATACGTTGCCGATATTGGAGCCAATAAAACTTATAAATACCATATTGAGCGCAACGGCGAGCTAAGCGATAAACAATTGTTTACCAACCAGGGATCGGACGGGATGACGCTGGATAACCACGGCAATGTTTACCTGTGCGGTAACGGGGTAACAGTTTACAACCCCGCCGGGCAAAAGATATTACACATCCCCATCCCGGCTAAATGGACGGCCAATATTTGTTTTGGCGGCAGGGATAGATCAGTCTTGTTTATTACGGCATCCGAGTCGGTTTATGTTTTGCCTACTTTGGTAAAGGGGGTGGAGTGA
- a CDS encoding energy transducer TonB family protein: MSVNKTDISQQIKKYLNGELNAKEMHALEKEAQNDPFLMDALEGYDIIGADQEANLEEIKDLFNERVNPTERRSLVLWRILPIAASVLIALSIGLIWFLPRNDEPKAPIAQTLHKIENDKPVVDKQQQPASQANTQIVKEIQTETAPVKENPAATQRIASHQHKTKLNANGATAGHAETTDQPAQTIAQVLANRAQSLEIQNTAPAVPVKPVDKKISGIITDPTGHALSGVKIAVKGTPLTAVTDANGAFTITELPAQGTLSIAYAGYETRQVPLNNTDSIKVVLKESATELATVSVPGYVDDDKPSHQSHPLMGWKAFRDYLRKNAVMPDGETGRVKLAFKVSADGSIKGIRVIRGKSDAMNQKAMELVLNGPEWKGMDESKELKLKIRFRRAKSV, encoded by the coding sequence GTGAGCGTTAATAAAACCGACATATCGCAGCAAATTAAAAAGTATCTTAACGGCGAGCTTAACGCTAAGGAGATGCATGCGCTGGAAAAAGAGGCGCAGAACGATCCGTTTTTAATGGACGCACTGGAAGGGTATGATATAATAGGTGCAGATCAGGAGGCCAATCTGGAGGAAATTAAGGACCTTTTTAATGAACGGGTTAACCCAACCGAAAGGCGCAGCCTGGTTTTATGGCGCATATTGCCTATTGCCGCATCGGTATTAATTGCGCTGAGCATCGGTTTGATTTGGTTTTTGCCGCGGAATGATGAGCCAAAGGCGCCTATAGCCCAAACACTTCATAAAATTGAAAATGACAAACCTGTTGTTGATAAGCAGCAACAACCAGCCAGCCAGGCAAACACACAGATAGTAAAGGAAATCCAAACAGAAACAGCACCTGTAAAGGAAAACCCGGCAGCAACGCAGCGTATTGCGTCCCATCAGCATAAAACAAAACTGAATGCTAACGGCGCAACTGCGGGTCATGCAGAAACCACTGATCAGCCTGCACAAACGATAGCACAGGTGCTTGCCAACCGAGCGCAGAGCCTGGAGATACAGAACACAGCACCAGCGGTGCCGGTTAAGCCCGTTGATAAAAAGATCAGCGGTATAATAACCGACCCAACCGGGCATGCCTTATCGGGTGTTAAAATTGCGGTAAAGGGAACGCCGCTTACTGCTGTCACCGATGCCAATGGCGCATTCACCATTACCGAACTACCCGCACAAGGCACTTTAAGTATTGCTTACGCGGGATACGAAACCAGGCAGGTACCGTTAAATAATACCGATAGCATTAAGGTGGTACTGAAAGAAAGCGCTACCGAACTGGCCACGGTATCTGTTCCGGGATATGTGGACGACGACAAGCCCAGCCATCAGAGTCACCCCTTAATGGGATGGAAAGCATTCCGCGATTATTTAAGGAAGAATGCCGTAATGCCTGATGGCGAAACCGGCCGCGTGAAACTGGCTTTCAAGGTAAGTGCCGACGGCAGCATCAAGGGCATCCGGGTGATCAGGGGTAAAAGCGATGCCATGAACCAAAAGGCGATGGAACTGGTTTTAAACGGCCCCGAGTGGAAAGGAATGGATGAGAGCAAGGAGCTGAAGCTGAAGATAAGGTTCCGCCGGGCGAAGAGTGTTTAG
- a CDS encoding RNA polymerase sigma factor — protein sequence MKFLKSSRKPVEADDDTLLRNYRETGDLAVLARLYERYMSLVYGVCLKYLKDEELSKDAVMQIFEELLAKVNRYDIKQFKSWLYTLSRNYCLMQLRSEKKWEQESLDGVMELAVDLHPEYEALQDDLAALERCKEKLPPAQKLTVNMFYLDEKCYKEIAEHTGYSLNEVKSYIQNGKRNLKICLEKNRER from the coding sequence ATGAAGTTTTTAAAAAGCTCCAGAAAACCGGTTGAAGCAGATGATGATACACTGCTGCGGAACTATCGCGAAACCGGCGATCTGGCTGTGCTTGCCCGTTTGTATGAGCGCTACATGAGCCTGGTTTACGGGGTGTGCCTTAAATATTTAAAGGACGAGGAGCTGAGTAAGGATGCTGTAATGCAGATATTTGAGGAGCTGCTGGCCAAGGTTAACCGCTACGATATTAAACAGTTTAAAAGCTGGCTGTATACGCTTAGTCGCAACTACTGCCTGATGCAATTACGCTCGGAAAAAAAATGGGAACAGGAAAGTTTAGATGGCGTTATGGAATTGGCTGTAGATTTGCATCCTGAATATGAGGCCCTGCAAGACGATTTGGCTGCGCTGGAGCGTTGTAAAGAAAAACTGCCCCCGGCGCAAAAATTAACGGTAAATATGTTTTACCTTGACGAAAAGTGTTATAAAGAGATTGCAGAGCATACGGGCTACAGCTTAAACGAGGTAAAGAGTTATATACAAAATGGCAAAAGAAATTTAAAGATCTGTTTAGAGAAAAATCGTGAGCGTTAA
- a CDS encoding energy transducer TonB: MLGSNIDIMRSQWIDVVFKDRNQAYGAYELRRENSRNTNKALLIAASVFVLVLSVPTIVNIISGFIPKADPPYRSIEVNITPPPPIEQQITPPPVQQKIVQSQHDMVRFPPPIVKPDNEARDEPPTDTKLIDTDPGPQTMKGNPGADIVIDEKVGPKVMEGVTEASDEKTIFITTEVNPSFPGGEAAFGKFLQNHIRYPAIAKENGVQGRAFIQFVVERDGSLTDMKILRDPGSGLGEEAVRVLKSSPHWSPGIQNGRPVRVQYTVPVNFSLAAD; encoded by the coding sequence ATGTTAGGATCAAATATCGACATCATGCGCTCACAGTGGATAGATGTCGTTTTTAAAGACAGAAACCAGGCCTACGGCGCCTACGAGTTACGCCGCGAAAACTCACGCAATACCAACAAGGCATTATTGATTGCCGCATCGGTATTTGTGTTGGTGCTATCTGTACCCACTATTGTTAATATCATCAGCGGCTTTATCCCCAAAGCCGATCCACCTTATCGCAGCATAGAAGTTAATATAACGCCGCCGCCGCCAATAGAGCAACAAATAACACCGCCACCCGTGCAGCAAAAAATAGTACAGTCGCAACACGATATGGTGCGTTTTCCGCCGCCAATTGTTAAGCCAGACAATGAAGCACGCGATGAACCGCCAACAGATACCAAATTGATTGATACCGATCCCGGCCCGCAAACCATGAAAGGCAACCCGGGAGCCGATATTGTAATTGACGAAAAAGTTGGCCCTAAAGTAATGGAGGGTGTTACAGAGGCTTCGGATGAGAAAACAATATTTATCACTACAGAAGTTAACCCCTCATTCCCAGGCGGCGAAGCCGCATTCGGTAAATTTCTACAAAACCACATCCGCTACCCGGCCATAGCTAAAGAAAACGGCGTACAGGGCCGCGCATTTATCCAGTTTGTGGTAGAGCGAGATGGCAGCCTAACCGACATGAAAATTTTACGCGACCCGGGCAGCGGCTTGGGCGAAGAAGCCGTTCGGGTGTTAAAAAGCTCGCCACATTGGTCGCCGGGGATACAAAACGGCAGACCCGTTCGGGTACAATATACCGTACCGGTAAATTTCAGCCTGGCAGCAGATTAA